From the Rhinoderma darwinii isolate aRhiDar2 chromosome 12, aRhiDar2.hap1, whole genome shotgun sequence genome, one window contains:
- the GPHB5 gene encoding LOW QUALITY PROTEIN: glycoprotein hormone beta-5 (The sequence of the model RefSeq protein was modified relative to this genomic sequence to represent the inferred CDS: deleted 1 base in 1 codon), translating to MCIGESTQRPGIERGHRLHEKVCSYLSSLQTMNYSSVTVFSLHLLILSGCWNTNATSNISLKTFIGCAVREFTFLAKKPGCKGLRVTTDACWGRCETWEKPILDPPHIDAYHRICTYNETKLVTVKLPNCPPNVDPFFTYPVAIRCDCGVCSTATTECESL from the exons atgtgcatcgGAGAATCTACA CAGAGACCGGGCATAGAGAGAGGACACCGTCTGCATGAAAAGGTCTGCTCAT ATCTCTCATCTTTGCAGACCATGAACTACAGCAGCGTGACCGTGTTTTCTTTACATCTGCTCATCTTAAGTGGCTGCTGGAACACGAACGCCACCTCCAACATCAGCTTGAAAACCTTTATCGGCTGCGCTGTACGAGAATTCACCTTCTTGGCAAAGAAACCCGGCTGTAAGGGCTTACGTGTCACCACTGATGCCTGCTGGGGGCGCTGTGAGACTTGGGAG AAACCTATTCTCGACCCTCCCCACATAGACGCTTACCACAGGATCTGCACATACAATGAAACGAAGCTGGTTACCGTGAAATTACCAAACTGCCCCCCTAATGTGGACCCCTTCTTCACATACCCTGTGGCGATCAGATGCGACTGCGGCGTCTGCTCCACGGCAACTACAGAATGTGAGAGCCTGTAA